A section of the Mangifera indica cultivar Alphonso chromosome 12, CATAS_Mindica_2.1, whole genome shotgun sequence genome encodes:
- the LOC123193191 gene encoding zinc finger CCCH domain-containing protein 29-like gives MEGELRKQKDVDLYTKSSLLLELSASDDLAAFKSEIEVRCSDVDEAGFWYVRNIGSKKMGFEERTPLMIAAMFGSLEVLKYIIGTGKVNVKRACGSDGSTALHCAVAGGANTVVEIVKLLLDASADANCVDVSGNKPIDFVALAMKSLHNSRRRAVELLLKGDQTVFQEEELEKITMPQLSKEGAEKKEYPIDTSLPDINNGIYGTDEFRMYIFKVKPCSRAYSHDWTECPFVHPGENARRRDPKKYSYSCVPCPEFRKGSCPKADGCEYAHGVFESWLHPAQYRTRLCKDEIGCNRKVCFFAHKPEELRPLYASTGSAMPSPTSISVSAVDMAAMSPLSLGSTSLSLPASSTPPMSPLATCLSPKSGNLWQNKVNLTPPALQLPGSRLKTAFSARDFDLEMELLGLENHVSNLWQQQLGEEISSLSSPSCWSKEYTRIGDLKRNLDDSFESLDPLQGVSTQLQSPTELQIRQNMSQLRASYPATTLSSSPVRKPSTFGYDSSVMNSRSSAFRNRSHSFVDRGAVTSRAGLTAPSNPASMRMSNLSDWGSPDGKLDWGIPGDELSKLKKSASFGFRNNNLTTVSATAATGSMPSSNVDEPDVSWVNSLVRDVPPAGTGVFGTQRQQHNSWVEQLYIEQEQTVA, from the coding sequence ATGGAGGGTGAATTACGCAAGCAAAAGGATGTTGACTTGTACACCAAGTCCTCACTTTTGCTCGAATTGTCAGCTTCTGATGATCTTGCTGCCTTcaaaagtgaaattgaagtgAGATGTTCTGATGTTGATGAGGCGGGTTTCTGGTATGTTAGAAACATTGGGTCGAAAAAGATGGGGTTTGAAGAGAGGACCCCGCTTATGATTGCTGCCATGTTCGGAAGTCTTGAGGTTTTGAAGTATATCATCGGAACTGGCAAGGTTAATGTTAAAAGAGCCTGTGGTTCTGATGGAAGCACTGCCCTTCACTGTGCTGTCGCTGGTGGTGCCAACACCGTGGTTGAGATTGTTAAGCTTTTGCTTGATGCCTCTGCTGATGCTAATTGTGTTGATGTTAGTGGGAATAAACCAATAGATTTTGTTGCTTTAGCTATGAAGTCATTGCACAATTCAAGAAGAAGGGCAGTAGAGTTATTGTTGAAAGGTGATCAAACTGTTTTTCAAGAGGAAGAGTTGGAAAAGATCACAATGCCGCAATTATCCAAAGAAGGAGCTGAGAAGAAAGAGTATCCTATTGATACATCTTTGCCTGATATAAATAATGGTATTTATGGAACTGATGAGTTTAGAATGTATATTTTTAAGGTGAAGCCTTGCTCAAGGGCTTATTCACATGATTGGACAGAGTGCCCGTTTGTTCATCCAGGTGAGAATGCAAGGAGAAGAGACCCTAAGAAGTACTCTTATAGCTGTGTCCCTTGCCCTGAGTTCCGCAAGGGATCGTGCCCAAAGGCAGATGGTTGTGAGTATGCACATGGTGTTTTTGAGTCCTGGCTACATCCTGCCCAGTACAGAACCCGGCTTTGCAAGGATGAGATTGGGTGCAACCGCAAAGTTTGTTTCTTTGCACACAAGCCGGAAGAATTGCGCCCTTTATATGCATCCACTGGTTCAGCTATGCCTTCTCCAACCTCTATTTCTGTCAGTGCAGTTGACATGGCAGCTATGAGTCCATTGTCACTTGGTTCCACATCTCTGTCATTGCCTGCAAGTTCGACTCCTCCAATGTCTCCGTTGGCCACTTGTTTGTCTCCCAAGAGTGGAAATTTGTGGCAGAACAAAGTTAATCTCACCCCACCTGCCTTGCAGTTGCCTGGTAGCCGGCTGAAGACTGCTTTTAGTGCAAGGGATTTTGACTTGGAAATGGAATTGCTTGGGCTAGAGAACCATGTCAGCAATTTGTGGCAACAACAATTAGGGGAGGAGATATCGAGTCTCTCCTCACCATCTTGTTGGAGCAAGGAATACACTAGGATTGGAGATTTGAAGCGTAACCTTGATGATTCTTTTGAATCTCTTGATCCTTTGCAGGGAGTTTCAACCCAGTTACAGTCACCAACTGAACTTCAAATTCGCCAAAACATGAGCCAACTTCGTGCAAGCTATCCAGCTACTACCCTCTCATCTTCTCCAGTGAGGAAACCCTCAACATTTGGGTATGATTCATCTGTAATGAATTCAAGGTCTTCTGCCTTCAGAAACCGAAGTCACAGCTTTGTTGACCGTGGAGCAGTGACCAGTCGTGCTGGCCTTACAGCCCCTTCTAACCCTGCATCTATGAGGATGTCCAATCTATCAGATTGGGGCTCTCCTGATGGGAAATTGGATTGGGGAATTCCAGGAGATGAGCTGAGCAAGCTCAAGAAGTCCGCATCATTTGGGTTTCGTaacaacaatctaacaacaGTATCTGCAACTGCAGCGACAGGCTCAATGCCATCATCAAATGTTGACGAGCCTGATGTATCTTGGGTTAATTCCCTGGTGAGAGATGTTCCTCCTGCAGGAACCGGAGTGTTTGGCACCCAGAGGCAGCAACATAATTCATGGGTGGAACAATTGTACATAGAACAGGAGCAGACGGTGGCATAA